In one window of Paenarthrobacter nicotinovorans DNA:
- the paaE gene encoding 1,2-phenylacetyl-CoA epoxidase subunit PaaE produces MTTETQTASRRRASFHNLTVAEVRRLTDDAIEVTFGVPAELAGQYDYLPGQYVALRTTLPDENGEPHEVRRSYSICAEPRSFEDGSSEIRVAIKKDLGGLFSTWANAELKAGDVLDVMSPQGAFISRHGKDGSPVQHNVMNSMNHPEELAGEPGNFVAIAAGSGITPVIAIARTLLAANPETTFDLVYANKAAMDVMFLEELADLKDKYPTRLALHHVLSREQRIAPLMTGRIDSEKLQALLSSAIHAEDVDEWFLCGPFELVQLCRDTLAARGVEPEHVRFELFTTGRPDRPEGNAGRPVVEDESQDTYKITFTLDGLTGDVASPTHARESILNAALRVRPDVPFACAGGVCGTCRAKLITGTVTMDENYALEQDELDKGYVLTCQSHPTSEEVTVDFDV; encoded by the coding sequence ATGACCACCGAAACACAGACGGCCAGCCGCCGTCGTGCGTCTTTCCACAACCTGACCGTCGCGGAAGTCCGGCGCCTCACGGACGATGCCATTGAGGTCACGTTCGGTGTCCCGGCGGAACTTGCCGGCCAGTATGACTACCTCCCGGGCCAGTACGTCGCCCTGCGCACGACGCTTCCGGACGAGAACGGTGAGCCGCACGAGGTCCGGCGCAGTTACTCGATTTGCGCAGAGCCGCGCAGCTTCGAGGACGGCAGCAGCGAGATCCGGGTGGCCATCAAGAAGGACCTGGGCGGGCTGTTCTCCACGTGGGCGAATGCCGAACTGAAGGCCGGGGACGTACTGGATGTGATGAGCCCGCAGGGTGCGTTCATTTCGCGGCACGGCAAGGACGGTTCACCGGTCCAGCACAACGTCATGAACTCCATGAACCACCCGGAGGAACTGGCGGGGGAGCCGGGCAACTTCGTGGCGATCGCCGCGGGTTCGGGCATCACGCCGGTCATCGCGATTGCGCGCACGCTGCTGGCGGCCAACCCGGAAACCACCTTCGACCTCGTGTACGCCAACAAGGCCGCCATGGATGTCATGTTCCTGGAGGAACTGGCGGACCTGAAAGACAAGTACCCCACTCGCCTGGCCCTGCACCATGTGCTGTCCCGGGAGCAGCGGATCGCGCCGCTGATGACCGGCCGCATCGACTCGGAGAAGCTGCAGGCCCTGTTGTCTTCGGCGATTCACGCCGAGGACGTTGATGAATGGTTCCTGTGCGGGCCGTTCGAGCTGGTCCAGTTGTGCCGGGATACCCTCGCCGCCCGCGGCGTGGAGCCGGAACACGTCCGTTTTGAGCTGTTCACCACCGGCCGACCGGACCGCCCTGAAGGCAACGCCGGCCGTCCTGTTGTGGAGGACGAGTCGCAGGACACCTACAAGATCACGTTCACGCTGGACGGCCTCACCGGCGACGTCGCCAGCCCCACGCACGCCCGCGAATCCATCCTCAACGCAGCGCTGCGCGTCCGCCCTGACGTTCCGTTCGCCTGCGCCGGCGGCGTGTGCGGCACCTGCCGCGCCAAGCTGATCACCGGTACCGTGACCATGGATGAGAACTACGCCCTTGAACAGGACGAGCTGGACAAGGGCTACGTCCTCACTTGCCAGTCCCACCCCACCAGCGAAGAAGTTACCGTCGACTTCGACGTCTAA
- the paaD gene encoding 1,2-phenylacetyl-CoA epoxidase subunit PaaD, with protein sequence MTSVATPSQTQAQTQAQTQPLSKAEQQAWNIASTVCDPEIPVLTIEDLGILRGVRVTEAPHHEGAPDGGPASTAVEVTITPTYSGCPAMDAIGDDLRKAFEKEGYAGVHINLVLSPAWTTDWMTESGKAKLEEYGIAPPSGRAAAGGHSGPVRLSLAVKCPQCSSLNTKELTRFGSTSCKALFVCQDCKEPFDYFKVL encoded by the coding sequence GTGACCAGCGTGGCAACCCCCTCGCAAACGCAGGCGCAAACGCAGGCGCAAACGCAGCCGCTCAGCAAGGCTGAGCAGCAGGCCTGGAACATCGCGTCCACGGTCTGCGATCCGGAGATCCCGGTCCTCACCATCGAGGACCTGGGGATCCTGCGCGGCGTCCGCGTTACGGAGGCACCCCACCATGAGGGCGCTCCCGACGGCGGCCCGGCAAGTACCGCCGTCGAGGTCACCATCACGCCCACGTACTCGGGTTGCCCCGCGATGGACGCCATTGGCGACGATCTCCGCAAGGCTTTTGAGAAGGAAGGCTACGCGGGCGTCCACATCAACCTGGTGTTGTCGCCGGCGTGGACCACTGACTGGATGACCGAATCCGGCAAGGCCAAGCTGGAGGAGTACGGGATTGCTCCGCCCAGCGGCAGGGCTGCCGCCGGCGGCCATTCCGGTCCCGTCCGCCTGAGCCTGGCCGTGAAATGCCCCCAGTGTTCCTCGCTCAATACCAAGGAACTCACCCGCTTTGGTTCCACCTCCTGCAAGGCGCTGTTTGTCTGCCAGGACTGCAAGGAACCGTTCGACTACTTCAAAGTCCTTTAA
- the paaC gene encoding 1,2-phenylacetyl-CoA epoxidase subunit PaaC, which produces MTTKDTDFAIEGHGDISVGVHGAGASGDGSASATRITPGNALRPEDIALEISRGQVKPDEDVAEFALRLGDDGLILAQRLGHWISRAPELEEDIALGNIALDQLGHARSFLTYAGAAWGKSEDDLAYFRREHEFRSAHLFEQPNGDFAVTIARQFIVSFYQYGLYSRLVESTDATIAAISAKAVKEVDYHRDHSAQWVLRLAGGTDESRARIIQGFKLVWPYVDELFEDDELTTRLSEAGVTVQPSSLRAEFDRLTGQIMTEAELDIPGVPQAPGGGRRGKHSEFMGYILAEMQVLAREHPGASW; this is translated from the coding sequence GTGACCACCAAAGACACTGACTTCGCAATCGAAGGCCACGGCGATATCTCCGTCGGCGTTCACGGAGCCGGAGCTTCCGGTGACGGTTCGGCCAGCGCAACGCGTATCACGCCGGGCAACGCCCTGCGTCCTGAGGACATCGCGCTGGAAATCAGCCGCGGCCAGGTCAAGCCCGACGAGGATGTGGCTGAGTTTGCCCTTCGCCTGGGCGACGACGGCCTGATCCTCGCCCAGCGACTGGGCCATTGGATTTCCCGTGCCCCGGAGCTCGAGGAAGACATCGCCCTGGGTAACATCGCCTTGGACCAGTTGGGCCACGCACGCTCTTTCCTGACCTACGCCGGAGCCGCATGGGGCAAGTCGGAGGACGACCTCGCCTACTTCCGCCGCGAGCACGAGTTCCGTTCGGCGCACCTGTTTGAGCAGCCCAACGGTGACTTCGCTGTCACCATCGCCCGCCAGTTCATCGTGAGCTTCTACCAGTACGGGCTGTACAGCCGGCTGGTGGAGTCCACGGACGCCACGATCGCCGCCATCTCTGCCAAGGCTGTCAAGGAAGTGGATTACCACCGCGACCACAGTGCCCAGTGGGTGCTGCGTCTTGCCGGCGGCACGGATGAGTCCCGCGCCCGCATCATCCAGGGCTTCAAGCTCGTGTGGCCGTACGTGGACGAACTCTTCGAGGACGATGAACTCACCACCCGCCTGTCCGAAGCCGGTGTGACAGTCCAGCCTTCCTCCCTCCGTGCCGAATTCGATCGCCTCACGGGGCAGATCATGACGGAGGCTGAACTGGACATTCCAGGTGTCCCGCAGGCACCCGGCGGAGGACGGCGTGGAAAGCACTCCGAGTTCATGGGCTACATCCTTGCCGAAATGCAGGTCCTGGCCCGCGAGCACCCCGGCGCGAGCTGGTGA
- the paaB gene encoding 1,2-phenylacetyl-CoA epoxidase subunit PaaB: protein MAPHGNPEEPASAASEIKREAPKVAATNAESTTTAPAARPAGTPGGAKEEHPWSLWEVFVRSSRGLSHVHAGSLHAPDAAMALRNARDLYTRRNEGVSIWVVPAEAISSSDPDAKGAFFESPQGKDYRHATYYTKSEGVKHL from the coding sequence ATGGCTCCCCACGGTAACCCGGAAGAACCGGCAAGCGCCGCCAGCGAGATCAAGCGCGAAGCCCCCAAGGTGGCGGCTACGAACGCAGAAAGCACGACGACGGCCCCCGCCGCGCGCCCGGCCGGCACCCCCGGCGGCGCCAAGGAAGAGCACCCGTGGTCCTTGTGGGAGGTCTTCGTGCGTTCAAGCCGCGGCCTGTCCCACGTGCACGCAGGTTCCCTGCACGCTCCGGATGCGGCGATGGCCCTCCGGAACGCCCGCGACCTCTACACCCGCCGGAACGAGGGCGTCTCCATTTGGGTTGTCCCGGCCGAGGCGATTTCCTCCAGTGATCCCGATGCCAAGGGTGCCTTCTTCGAGTCCCCGCAGGGCAAGGATTACCGCCACGCCACCTACTACACCAAGAGCGAAGGCGTGAAGCACCTGTGA
- the paaA gene encoding 1,2-phenylacetyl-CoA epoxidase subunit PaaA, translating to MASQNLQSVPAELSPEEQEREAAGQAYFERIISEDSRIEPRDWMPAAYRKTLLRQISQHAHSEIIGMQPEANWITRAPSLKRKSILMAKVQDEAGHGLYLYSAAETLGQSRDQMMEDLIAGKARYSSIFNYPTVSWADMGAIGWLVDGAAICNQVPLCRASYGPYGRAMVRICKEESFHQRQGFEILLELSNGTPAQKQMAQDAVNRWYAPSLMMFGPPDDDSPNSKQSMAWNIKRFSNDELRSRFVGMMVEQVKVLGLTLPDKDIRFNEETRKWEHGPLDWNEFKEVLAGRGPCNSQRIERRREAHENGAWVREAAVAYARKQAEKVNAA from the coding sequence ATGGCATCGCAGAATCTGCAGTCAGTGCCCGCTGAGCTGTCCCCGGAAGAGCAGGAGCGGGAGGCAGCCGGACAGGCGTATTTTGAGCGCATCATTTCGGAGGACTCGCGCATCGAACCGCGCGACTGGATGCCGGCGGCTTACCGCAAGACTTTGCTGCGCCAGATCTCGCAGCACGCACACTCGGAAATCATCGGCATGCAGCCGGAAGCCAACTGGATCACGCGCGCGCCCAGCCTGAAGCGCAAGTCCATCCTCATGGCCAAGGTCCAGGATGAGGCAGGCCACGGCCTGTACCTGTACTCCGCAGCAGAGACGCTGGGGCAGAGCAGGGACCAGATGATGGAAGACCTGATTGCCGGCAAGGCCCGGTACTCCTCCATCTTCAACTACCCCACGGTTTCCTGGGCGGACATGGGGGCCATCGGATGGCTCGTCGATGGCGCCGCCATCTGCAACCAGGTGCCCCTGTGCCGGGCTTCGTACGGTCCTTACGGACGCGCAATGGTGCGCATCTGCAAGGAAGAGTCATTCCACCAGCGCCAGGGTTTCGAGATCCTGCTTGAGCTCTCCAACGGCACGCCTGCGCAGAAGCAGATGGCCCAGGACGCCGTGAACCGCTGGTACGCGCCGTCTCTGATGATGTTCGGCCCGCCGGATGATGATTCACCGAACTCCAAGCAGTCCATGGCATGGAACATCAAGCGCTTCAGCAACGACGAGCTTCGCAGCCGCTTCGTCGGCATGATGGTGGAGCAGGTCAAGGTCCTGGGCCTGACCCTCCCGGACAAAGACATCCGTTTCAACGAAGAAACCAGGAAGTGGGAGCACGGACCCCTGGACTGGAACGAGTTCAAGGAAGTCCTGGCCGGCCGCGGTCCCTGCAACTCGCAGCGCATCGAGCGCCGCCGCGAGGCACACGAAAATGGTGCCTGGGTTCGGGAAGCAGCAGTGGCGTACGCCCGCAAGCAAGCAGAGAAAGTGAACGCAGCATAA
- a CDS encoding arsenate reductase/protein-tyrosine-phosphatase family protein, with the protein MQSPQPFRILTVCTGNICRSPVAERLLQAGLNQVSPGSFEVRSAGTRAMVGEPIQPLSAQIISTFRGTPDDFAARQLTQKILRETDLVLAMTSKHRGEVLQLDASLLKRTFTVREFARMLSVLETRDGAPATGNIVDFWRDLPARAASVRHLALPSDPADNDVVDPYRRAEEVYHQMEDQLAPAILGILRFARLTAPA; encoded by the coding sequence GTGCAATCGCCCCAGCCCTTCCGAATCCTCACCGTCTGCACCGGAAACATCTGCCGCTCCCCCGTGGCCGAGAGGTTGCTCCAGGCTGGGCTCAACCAGGTAAGTCCGGGATCATTCGAGGTCCGCAGCGCCGGCACGCGGGCCATGGTGGGCGAACCCATCCAGCCCCTTTCGGCACAGATCATCAGCACCTTCCGCGGAACTCCGGACGATTTTGCGGCCCGGCAGCTCACCCAGAAGATCCTCCGGGAAACGGATCTGGTGCTGGCCATGACGTCCAAACACCGCGGCGAAGTACTCCAATTGGACGCATCGCTGCTGAAACGCACGTTTACGGTCCGCGAATTTGCGCGCATGTTGTCCGTCCTGGAGACCCGCGACGGCGCTCCCGCCACCGGGAATATCGTGGACTTCTGGCGCGACCTCCCCGCCCGCGCAGCATCTGTCCGGCACCTCGCGCTCCCGTCCGATCCTGCCGACAACGACGTGGTAGACCCCTACCGACGAGCGGAAGAGGTCTACCACCAGATGGAGGATCAGTTGGCCCCGGCCATCCTGGGTATCCTCCGGTTCGCGCGCCTTACGGCGCCGGCCTAG
- a CDS encoding LysM peptidoglycan-binding domain-containing protein, with product MNMNDVDLQTSLSKNNGVVRHTPFSKSKLMIAGAVLALLALIPLLFGVVNWATQPASVEQSVSNEQAAAPAASPSSDAASTPSADAAPAAQAAPAAAAPAAEVPAAAPPAEAAPAAVPAVVAEPAPAAEAAPAPPAGDPNLYTVASGDTVGSIAARFGVDVNAMLAANGLGAYSVIVPGQVLKLTGPPVAPVAPPAAVQAPVAQAPVAQAQAAAAPAVVAAPAPAPAPAPAVRTIYVAGAGGQSLVDACIGPINYTPTNAYAVFITEHDFCGGWARFSGIGVGETVSIPGYGTFTATGRGQVPNPGTTNDVAAVFGGFPAVVLQTCIPGTNQMLVIALN from the coding sequence ATGAACATGAATGATGTAGATCTTCAAACTTCCCTTAGTAAGAACAATGGCGTTGTCCGGCATACGCCGTTCAGTAAATCCAAGCTCATGATTGCCGGCGCCGTTCTTGCATTACTGGCATTGATCCCGCTGCTTTTCGGGGTGGTCAATTGGGCCACGCAACCGGCCAGTGTCGAACAATCAGTGTCGAATGAACAAGCGGCGGCGCCGGCGGCGTCGCCGTCGTCCGACGCAGCTTCGACACCATCCGCGGACGCCGCACCGGCCGCCCAGGCAGCTCCCGCAGCGGCGGCACCGGCCGCAGAGGTACCGGCTGCGGCACCTCCCGCAGAGGCCGCACCGGCCGCCGTCCCCGCGGTTGTTGCCGAGCCCGCGCCGGCCGCCGAAGCTGCACCCGCCCCTCCGGCCGGTGACCCCAACCTCTACACGGTGGCATCCGGTGACACGGTGGGCTCCATTGCCGCAAGGTTCGGTGTGGACGTCAACGCCATGCTGGCTGCGAACGGCCTGGGTGCCTATTCGGTAATCGTGCCGGGCCAGGTCCTGAAGCTCACTGGACCGCCTGTTGCGCCCGTCGCCCCGCCGGCGGCAGTGCAGGCCCCGGTTGCGCAGGCCCCGGTTGCGCAGGCCCAGGCCGCAGCCGCCCCTGCCGTCGTGGCAGCGCCGGCACCGGCACCTGCTCCTGCCCCTGCTGTGCGTACCATCTACGTGGCCGGTGCCGGTGGACAATCACTGGTGGATGCGTGCATCGGCCCGATCAACTACACGCCAACCAACGCCTACGCCGTGTTCATCACCGAGCACGACTTCTGCGGAGGATGGGCCCGGTTCTCGGGGATCGGTGTTGGTGAGACGGTTTCCATTCCGGGGTACGGGACCTTCACGGCCACGGGCAGGGGCCAAGTGCCCAACCCAGGCACCACCAATGATGTGGCAGCAGTGTTCGGCGGATTCCCAGCGGTGGTCTTGCAGACCTGCATCCCCGGAACCAACCAGATGCTGGTGATCGCCCTCAACTAG